Proteins found in one Poecilia reticulata strain Guanapo linkage group LG6, Guppy_female_1.0+MT, whole genome shotgun sequence genomic segment:
- the LOC103465683 gene encoding asc-type amino acid transporter 1-like, whose product CGATXVILCIGETHNLINYVSFINYLSYGVTIAGLLWYRWKKPNLYRPIKVNLLVPVSYLMFWALLLGFSLYSEPVVCGVGLIIMLTGVPVYFLGVHWKEKPKCIDNFIAWATSVGQRLCFVVFPQIVPIEIASPSEWTDQSSGRKSFSGRS is encoded by the exons tgTGGTGCCACTRTTGTTATACTGTGCATCGGCGAAACCCACAACCTGATCAACTACGTCTCCTTTATCAACTATCTGTCATACGGTGTCACCATCGCAGGtctgctgtggtaccgttggaAGAAACCTAACTTATATCGGCCTATTAAG GTAAATCTGCTTGTCCCTGTGTCCTACCTTATGTTCTGGGCATTGCTACTGGGATTCAGCCTGTACTCAGAGCCAGTCGTTTGTGGTGTTGGTTTGATCATCATGCTTACCGGTGTTCCTGTCTATTTTCTGGGTGTCCACTggaaagaaaaaccaaagtGTATCGACAATTTTATTG CATGGGCTACGTCTGTGGGCCAGAGGTTGTGTTTTGTGGTCTTTCCTCAGATTGTCCCTATTGAGATTGCCAGTCCTTCAGAATGGACTGATCAGTCATCTGGCAGAAAAAGTTTCTCTGGCAGGTCGTAA